Proteins encoded in a region of the Anas acuta chromosome 13, bAnaAcu1.1, whole genome shotgun sequence genome:
- the LOC137863616 gene encoding BTB/POZ domain-containing protein KCTD12-like — protein sequence MALADNAGCAKPSEDFPFPEIIELNVGGQVYITRHPTLVSVPGSLLWEMFTQKNVRSLARDSKGRFFVDRDGFLFRYILDYMRDQQLVLPDHFPERSRLQREAEYFMLPELVKMLAPKLSKQNSLGDDPCQSDPEELSPSADAARSLAPASSTLPSATAGGPGATVITGTGAAGPDARRAGFITIGYRGSYTLGRDSQTDAKFRRVARIMVCGKTALAKEVFGDTLNDSRDPDRPPERYSSRYYLKFNFLEQAFDKLADAGFHMVACNSTGTCAFAHDQTDDRIWTSYTEYVFYRE from the coding sequence ATGGCCCTGGCGGACAACGCGGGCTGTGCCAAACCCAGCGAGGACTTCCCTTTCCCCGAGATCATTGAACTCAACGTGGGCGGACAAGTCTACATCACCCGCCACCCCACCCTGGTCAGCGTGCCGGGCTCGCTGCTCTGGGAGATGTTCACGCAGAAAAATGTCCGCTCCTTGGCCCGTGACAGCAAGGGACGGTTCTTCGTGGATCGGGACGGATTCCTCTTCCGCTACATCCTGGATTACATGAGGGaccagcagctggtgctgcccGACCACTTCCCCGAGCGCAGCCGCCTGCAGCGGGAGGCCGAGTATTTCATGCTGCCGGAGCTGGTGAAGATGCTGGCCCCCAAGCTGAGCAAGCAGAACTCGCTGGGAGACGACCCGTGCCAAAGCGACCCCGAGGAGCTCTCCCCCAGTGCCGACGCCGCACGCAGCCTGGCCCCTGCCAGCTCCACGCTCCCCAGCGCCACGGCCGGTGGCCCCGGGGCCACGGTCATCACCGGCACGGGTGCTGCCGGCCCCGATGCCCGCAGGGCTGGGTTCATCACCATCGGGTACCGGGGCTCCTACACGCTGGGCAGGGACAGCCAGACGGATGCCAAGTTCCGCCGGGTGGCGCGGATCATGGTCTGTGGCAAGACGGCGCTGGCCAAGGAGGTTTTTGGGGATACCTTGAACGACAGCAGGGACCCGGACAGGCCCCCGGAGAGGTACAGCTCCAGGTACTACCTCAAATTCAACTTCCTGGAGCAAGCCTTTGACAAACTGGCTGATGCTGGCTTCCACATGGTGGCTTGCAACTCCACGGGCACCTGTGCCTTCGCCCACGACCAGACAGATGACAGGATCTGGACCTCTTACACCGAATATGTTTTCTATCGTGAGTga